The Salvia miltiorrhiza cultivar Shanhuang (shh) chromosome 1, IMPLAD_Smil_shh, whole genome shotgun sequence genome has a window encoding:
- the LOC131004269 gene encoding protein PNS1-like, with amino-acid sequence MRREGNFLGKLFRHLFYIHLLLITILVIFLTVCGVLTAARNRHFHPEKWYILVLSSTACAGVLGFSWQALTGFNPSRTLKATFWLSPLLTCSFGILLVSIGTPGSLAASVIALIFSILQSLYACWVNPRFEHSSRILKASIAYNPLKVKTSVVLSIIASTLYSCILMAGIGGAAATRTMVDTLFIILILGSLTWTTQIIKNMMQVTVAHIKYMQFTCGIEVDFKAVVKTAAKYSMGNICFGSILIPVLTVIRGSARAVSLVSGDVDEFMFSCANCCSGVASRIVAYGNRWALVHVGVYNKGIVQASMDTWEMFKRAGMEKLIDSDLTSSFCFLSGVAAGSVCALLGGTWALVIHKNYATEVCIYAFLTGYLTNRVAMAWVQASIMAYYVAYAENPQSQQFGTAIPAYMQELQRSQV; translated from the exons ATGAGGAGGGAGGGGAACTTCCTCGGCAAGCTTTTCCGGCACCTTTTCTACATTCACTTGCTTCTAATCACTATCCTAGTGATATTCCTCACGGTGTGTGGCGTGCTAACAGCTGCCCGCAACCGTCATTTCCATCCTGAGAAGTGGTACATACTAGTCCTCTCTTCAACAGCTTGCGCCGGAGTCTTAGGATTCTCATGGCAAGCATTGACAGGTTTCAACCCTTCAAGAACTCTCAAGGCTACATTCTGGCTAAGCCCTCTTCTTACATGCTCGTTTGGGATTCTACTCGTCTCTATAGGCACTCCAGGGAGTCTAGCAGCATCAGTAATTGCACTAATTTTCTCCATATTGCAATCCTTGTATGCATGCTGGGTTAATCCTAGGTTTGAGCATTCTAGCAGAATACTAAAAGCATCTATTGCATATAATCCGCTTAAAGTCAAGACTAGTGTAGTTCTATCAATCATTGCCAGCACTCTCTACTCATGTATCTTGATGGCCGGCATTGGAGGAGCCGCTGCGACCAGAACCATGGTCGACACCCTATTCATTATCCTGATCCTAGGAAGCTTGACATGGACCACACAAATCATCAAGAATATGATGCAAGTCACAGTAGCACACATCAAATACATGCAATTCACATGTGGAATAGAAGTTGATTTCAAGGCAGTAGTGAAAACTGCAGCTAAATATTCAATGGGCAATATTTGCTTCGGCTCAATTCTCATACCAGTTCTTACTGTTATTCGTGGTTCAGCTCGAGCAGTGAGTTTGGTTTCAGGGGATGTTGATGAGTTCATGTTCTCATGTGCAAACTGCTGTTCCGGAGTTGCATCAAGGATTGTGGCATATGGAAACAGATGGGCTCTTGTGCATGTAGGGGTATACAACAAAGGGATTGTGCAGGCATCAATGGATACATGGGAAATGTTTAAAAGAGCTGGGATGGAAAAGTTGATCGATTCTGACCTGACTAGTTCGTTCTGCTTCCTATCTGGGGTGGCGGCAGGATCCGTCTGTGCACTACTGGGAGGTACTTGGGCACTTGTTATTCACAAGAACTATGCAACAGAAGTGTGCATCTACGCCTTCTTGACTGGATATCTCACA AATAGGGTGGCCATGGCATGGGTACAAGCCAGCATAATGGCGTATTACGTAGCATATGCAGAGAATCCCCAAAGCCAGCAATTTGGCACTGCCATCCCAGCTTATATGCAGGAGCTACAAAGATCACAAGTGTAA
- the LOC131004277 gene encoding uncharacterized protein LOC131004277, which translates to MDCALRIAPSSPKIPLFHHRLHNNSTVLHTIGYGINRNDAVLLTSSSFGSPARVVRCAAGDVRRISSLESLFCYDKPIPEEIIEKPVGLALTEKNVGVNPRCSSCLAKGAILCATCSGSGLYVDSILESQGIIVKVRCLGCGGTGNTMCSECGGRGHL; encoded by the exons ATGGACTGTGCTCTGAGAATTGCACCTTCTTCGCCCAAGATTCCCCTTTTCCATCATCGTTTGCACAATAATTCGACGGTTCTTCACACGATAGGTTATGGAATTAACCGCAACGACGCCGTCTTGCTCACTTCTTCATCGTTTGGTTCTCCCGCTAGG GTTGTTCGCTGCGCTGCTGGGGATGTGAGGCGAATAAGTAGTCTTGAATCTCTTTTCTGTTATGATAAACCTATTCCTGAGGAAATAATTGAGAAACCTGTTGGACTTGCCTTGACTGAGAAGAATGTTGGAGTAAATCCTCGATGCTCTAGTTGTCTGGCTAAAGGAGCGATACTTTGTGCAACTTGTTCGGGGTCAGGCTTATATGTGGACTCTATCTTGGAGAGTCAAGGAATCATTGTAAAAGTTCGATGTTTAG GTTGTGGAGGAACAGGGAATACCATGTGTTCAGAATGTGGTGGCCGGGGTCATCTTTGA
- the LOC131004401 gene encoding cation/calcium exchanger 1-like: MDFFRNKALSLSISFSFSLFVSLYIFAVSPTAQSNNSALLLFSATDDCSGVREIADYRAKCAYVRSSSGCSNGYLNYLDIFYCACGDSPVLGYFLLLLWLVVLFYVLGNTTAEYFCPSVESLSRVLRLSPTIAGTTLLPLGNGANDVFSSVISFTRSGDADVGLSSVLGGAFFISCFVVGVVSIAVSSRGVRVDKASFVRDVLFFLFVLCCVIMMNIFERINFWFALCFFCIYFLYIALVSVMQFLRRKEATVRHSQVLDDFGDVEVPLLEYADEEKASVSEKSENLRESRCCRYLNLFLFVLELPLSLPRRLTIPDVSEEKWSKPFAVSSATLAPVLIGALCIVQQESIDSRTSFSLLIASIVIGISLGAAALVFTKSSGPPKRWLLAWLAGCFLMSITWTYIIVQELVSLLVAFGNILGISPSILGLTVLAWGNSLGDLISNLAMALKGGADGAQVAISGCYAGPLFNTLVGLGFSLVLASFKVYPAGYAVPKDSDVYETVGFLMGGLLWALVILPKRNMQLDKSLGIGLLAIYFCFLFLRIVKGLGILQLGG; the protein is encoded by the coding sequence ATGGATTTTTTCAGAAACAaggcgctctctctctctatcagcttctctttctctctcttcgtctcCTTGTACATCTTCGCCGTTTCTCCTACTGCGCAATCGAACAACTCCGCGCTCCTCCTCTTCTCGGCCACCGATGATTGCAGCGGCGTTCGTGAAATCGCCGATTATCGAGCGAAATGCGCCTACGTGAGGTCGAGCAGCGGCTGCAGCAACGGCTACTTGAACTACCTCGACATCTTCTACTGCGCCTGCGGCGATTCCCCCGTGCTCGGGTATTTTCTGCTGCTGCTATGGCTGGTGGTGCTGTTTTACGTCCTCGGCAACACGACGGCGGAGTACTTCTGCCCCTCCGTGGAGAGCCTGTCGCGCGTGCTGAGACTGTCCCCGACGATCGCCGGGACCACGCTTCTCCCGCTGGGGAACGGCGCCAACGACGTCTTCTCCAGCGTGATCTCCTTCACGCGCTCCGGCGACGCCGACGTCGGCCTCAGCAGCGTCCTCGGCGGCGCCTTCTTCATCTCGTGCTTCGTCGTCGGCGTCGTGAGCATCGCGGTCTCGTCGCGGGGGGTCCGGGTGGACAAGGCGAGCTTCGTGAGGGATGTGCTATTCTTCCTCTTTGTGCTCTGCTGCGTCATCATGATGAACATTTTCGAGAGGATTAATTTCTGGTTTGCGCTGTGTTTCTTCTGTATATACTTTCTCTATATTGCTCTTGTCTCCGTTATGCAATTTCTCCGGCGGAAGGAGGCGACGGTCCGTCACAGTCAAGTTTTGGATGATTTTGGAGATGTGGAGGTGCCGTTGTTGGAGTATGCTGATGAGGAGAAGGCCTCTGTTTCGGAAAAATCAGAGAATCTCCGCGAATCTCGGTGTTGTCGCTACTTGAATCTATTTCTCTTTGTTCTAGAATTGCCGCTTTCGCTGCCGAGAAGGCTCACAATCCCCGACGTCAGCGAAGAGAAATGGTCGAAGCCGTTTGCCGTATCTTCAGCGACGCTAGCGCCGGTACTAATCGGAGCCCTGTGCATCGTGCAGCAAGAGAGCATCGATTCTCGGACGAGCTTCTCCCTGCTAATAGCATCCATCGTCATCGGAATATCCCTTGGCGCGGCGGCGCTCGTCTTCACGAAGAGCTCCGGCCCGCCGAAGAGGTGGCTGCTGGCGTGGCTGGCCGGATGCTTCCTGATGAGCATAACTTGGACGTACATTATAGTGCAGGAGCTGGTGTCGTTGCTGGTCGCATTCGGCAACATTTTAGGCATAAGCCCGTCGATCCTAGGGCTGACTGTCCTAGCGTGGGGGAACTCGCTAGGCGACTTGATTTCGAATTTGGCGATGGCGTTGAAGGGCGGGGCCGACGGCGCGCAGGTGGCGATATCCGGCTGCTACGCGGGGCCGCTCTTCAACACGCTGGTGGGGCTGGGATTCTCTCTCGTGTTGGCGTCGTTCAAGGTTTATCCGGCGGGATATGCTGTCCCCAAAGATTCGGATGTGTATGAAACCGTGGGGTTCTTGATGGGAGGCTTGCTTTGGGCGCTTGTTATATTGCCTAAGCGAAATATGCAGCTTGACAAATCTCTGGGGATTGGTTTGTTAGCGATTTACTTCTGTTTTCTGTTTTTAAGGATTGTCAAGGGTTTAGGCATACTCCAACTCGGAGGTTAA